The proteins below are encoded in one region of Pseudomonas putida S13.1.2:
- the tolQ gene encoding protein TolQ, with translation MQTPTPLEHTTVWGLVSEASLVVQAVMLCLALASLLSWYLIIQRGSRLRRSERHSRAFLKQFRESEVGQLYQGIKTQQPHVDAGLQQLFVSGYQAFQQLQPGQQPDSVLEGVERSLLVAIAEQEERLEQGLPFLATVGSVSPYIGLFGTVWGIMNSFLGLSQVQQATLSTVAPGIAEALIATAIGLFAAIPAVMAYNRYSARSQTLISRYYAFGNELQGRLQRRLQGQPSNLAAAA, from the coding sequence ATGCAAACCCCAACTCCGCTCGAACACACCACCGTCTGGGGGCTGGTCAGCGAAGCCAGCCTGGTGGTCCAGGCCGTAATGCTGTGCCTGGCCCTGGCCTCGCTGCTCAGCTGGTACCTGATTATTCAGCGTGGCAGCCGCCTGCGCCGTAGCGAAAGGCACAGCAGGGCGTTTCTCAAACAGTTCCGGGAAAGCGAAGTCGGCCAGCTGTATCAAGGCATCAAGACGCAACAGCCTCACGTCGATGCCGGGCTGCAGCAGCTTTTTGTATCCGGCTATCAGGCGTTCCAGCAGCTGCAACCTGGCCAGCAGCCCGACAGCGTGCTCGAGGGCGTCGAACGCAGCCTGCTGGTTGCCATCGCCGAGCAGGAAGAGCGCCTGGAGCAGGGCTTGCCGTTCCTTGCCACGGTCGGCTCGGTCAGCCCCTATATAGGCCTGTTTGGCACCGTTTGGGGCATCATGAATTCGTTCCTGGGTTTGTCCCAGGTGCAGCAGGCGACCCTGTCGACGGTGGCCCCTGGGATCGCCGAAGCGCTGATCGCCACCGCCATAGGCCTGTTCGCGGCGATTCCGGCGGTAATGGCCTATAACCGCTACTCGGCGCGCAGCCAGACCTTGATCAGCCGCTACTACGCCTTCGGCAACGAACTGCAAGGCCGCCTGCAACGGCGCTTGCAAGGCCAGCCCAGCAACCTGGCGGCAGCGGCCTGA